A genome region from Brooklawnia propionicigenes includes the following:
- a CDS encoding DeoR/GlpR family DNA-binding transcription regulator, which yields MELCHHMYAEERRQLICDALDRDGRVTVAELAERYDVVTETIRRDLDTLESSGLLTRVHGGAIAKRTADPEPDLPTRLSTNTAAKKRIALAASRFLPSGPLKSVLLDAGSTTLELVGYLSGRNLQVVTNAVGIAQAALMVTTDRLDLLPGRLRHSTHAAVGVDTVQALSRLHPDVAFIGCNGMSAAGFTTPDVDEAATKTAMVTQAGRRIVLADSSKAGLVQLVTFAELGEIDVLVTDSGLSDSYTQLFEDNGIEVVRA from the coding sequence TTGGAGTTGTGCCACCACATGTATGCCGAGGAACGCAGACAGCTGATCTGTGACGCGCTTGACAGGGACGGCCGGGTGACCGTGGCCGAACTCGCCGAACGCTACGACGTCGTCACCGAGACGATCCGGCGCGACCTCGATACTCTCGAGTCCTCGGGCCTGCTTACCCGGGTGCACGGCGGGGCCATCGCCAAGCGCACAGCCGATCCCGAACCGGACCTGCCGACCAGATTGAGCACGAACACGGCGGCAAAGAAGCGCATCGCACTAGCCGCCTCCCGGTTCCTGCCCTCCGGCCCACTCAAGTCCGTCCTGCTCGATGCGGGTTCCACCACTCTCGAGCTGGTGGGCTATCTGAGCGGCAGGAATCTTCAGGTGGTCACCAACGCCGTGGGCATCGCACAGGCCGCGTTGATGGTCACCACCGACCGGCTCGACCTGCTTCCCGGGCGGCTGCGTCACAGCACTCACGCCGCGGTCGGCGTCGACACCGTGCAAGCCCTGTCCAGGTTGCATCCCGACGTGGCCTTCATCGGCTGCAACGGCATGAGCGCTGCGGGGTTCACCACCCCCGATGTGGACGAGGCAGCCACGAAGACCGCGATGGTCACCCAGGCGGGCCGGCGTATCGTGCTCGCCGATTCGTCGAAGGCAGGTCTGGTTCAGCTCGTCACCTTCGCCGAACTCGGCGAAATCGACGTACTGGTCACCGACTCCGGCCTGTCTGACTCCTACAC
- the nifJ gene encoding pyruvate:ferredoxin (flavodoxin) oxidoreductase encodes MDGNEAAARVAHALSEVIAIYPITPSSAMAESSDAWSAAGRTNIWGEVPEVVEMQSEAGAAGALHGAVTKGTLGTTFTASQGLLLMIPNMYKIAGELTPAVIHVAARTIATHALSIFGDHSDVMGCRMTGWAMLCASSVQEAHDFALASHAATLRTRVPFLHFFDGFRTSHEENKIQVLSRDDLRALVREEDVLAHRERGLTPDAPSIRGTAQNPDVFFQAREASNLFYDAVPKVVAEVFDELAERTGRRYSLVEYHGAPDAQRVVIVLGSAWGTTCEAVDELVARGEKVGVATLRLYRPFPAAELIAALPATTTSIAVLDRTKEPGAAGEPLFTDVMVAAAENATRFDAGMPAIIGGRYGLSSKEYTPAMAAAVFAELAADQPKRRFTVGINDDVTHLSLPVPADFRTSTDALTAVFFGLGSDGTVGAAKNTVKIIGSDPQRYAQGYFVYDSRKSGATTVSHLRFGEKPINSAYLIDRADFVAVHQFELLFQMRTLDLAKPGATVLLNSPYGDRTWDELPAEIRDLIVQRELSVWVIDAAAVAHAAGLGKRINTVMQPCFFYLSGVVARSDAISQIKASVEATYGRRGRTVVERNFAAIDGAIAALEPLRITEAGTTTIHRMPPMPDSAPDFVKQVTATMLRGEGDLLPVSAMPVDGTWPSGTAKFEKRGIAEEIPIWDPSLCIDCGKCAIVCPHSAIRIKVAPADQLEGAPDTFKSKPYKDRNLKGHQLVVQVAPDDCTGCGICVDVCPARSKTEVKHKSINLEPRRDHLDAERANYDFFLGIPDLDRTKVRHDQVKGAAQLEPLFEFSLACSGCGETPYIRTLTQLFGDRLIMANATGCSSIYGGNLPTSPFTTNAQGRGPAWSNSLFEDNAEFGLGIRLAWEMQNSQARRLLGELRGSLDEELVAGILGADQSGEAGIIAQRERVAVLKQQLAGVGDAKASTLLTLADELVTKSVWIVGGDGWAYDIGSGGLDHVLGSGRNVNVLVLDTEVYSNTGGQASKATPRGAAAKFATAGKSSPKKDLGMIAQAYGNVYVAQIAMGANQQQTVRALLEAEAWDGPSIVIAYSTCIAHGIDMQTSMTHQANAVATGYWPLYRFRPTEESEGIPLHLDSKAPVGAVADYMADEARYAMLRRSNPERAAQLFALAQADADERWHYYSQLAGVQRALPADHGAAASEAESGPKES; translated from the coding sequence ATGGACGGGAACGAGGCCGCCGCGCGCGTGGCGCACGCCCTCAGCGAGGTCATCGCGATCTACCCCATCACGCCCTCGTCGGCGATGGCCGAGTCGTCGGACGCCTGGAGCGCGGCCGGACGCACGAACATCTGGGGTGAGGTTCCCGAGGTCGTCGAGATGCAGTCCGAGGCCGGGGCAGCGGGCGCGCTGCACGGCGCGGTCACCAAGGGCACCCTGGGAACGACCTTCACCGCTTCGCAGGGCCTGCTGCTGATGATCCCGAATATGTACAAGATCGCCGGTGAGCTCACTCCGGCGGTCATTCACGTGGCGGCTCGCACCATTGCCACGCATGCGTTGAGCATCTTCGGTGATCACTCCGATGTGATGGGCTGCCGGATGACCGGCTGGGCGATGCTGTGTGCCAGCAGCGTGCAGGAAGCCCATGATTTCGCGCTCGCCTCGCACGCCGCCACGCTGCGTACCCGGGTGCCCTTCCTGCACTTCTTCGATGGCTTCCGCACCAGCCACGAGGAGAACAAGATTCAGGTGCTCAGCCGCGACGACCTGCGGGCGCTGGTGCGCGAAGAAGACGTTCTGGCCCATCGCGAGCGCGGGCTCACTCCGGACGCGCCGAGCATTCGCGGCACCGCACAGAATCCCGACGTCTTCTTCCAGGCGCGCGAGGCCTCCAATCTGTTCTACGACGCGGTGCCCAAGGTTGTTGCGGAGGTCTTCGACGAGCTGGCCGAGCGCACCGGACGCCGCTACTCACTGGTCGAGTATCACGGCGCGCCCGACGCGCAGCGGGTCGTCATCGTCCTCGGTTCTGCCTGGGGTACCACCTGTGAGGCGGTGGACGAACTGGTGGCCCGCGGCGAGAAGGTCGGCGTGGCGACGTTACGGCTCTATCGTCCGTTCCCGGCCGCCGAGCTGATCGCCGCACTGCCGGCCACCACCACCTCGATCGCGGTGCTCGACCGCACCAAGGAACCCGGTGCTGCCGGCGAGCCGCTGTTCACCGATGTGATGGTTGCCGCCGCGGAGAATGCCACCCGCTTCGACGCCGGCATGCCGGCGATCATCGGCGGACGCTACGGCCTGTCGAGCAAGGAGTACACCCCTGCGATGGCGGCCGCCGTGTTCGCCGAGCTGGCCGCCGACCAGCCCAAGAGGCGCTTCACGGTCGGCATCAACGACGACGTGACGCATCTTTCGCTGCCGGTACCTGCCGATTTCCGCACCTCGACCGACGCGCTCACGGCGGTCTTCTTCGGTCTGGGTTCGGACGGCACCGTCGGTGCGGCCAAGAACACCGTCAAGATCATCGGATCGGATCCGCAACGCTACGCGCAGGGCTACTTCGTCTACGACTCGCGCAAGTCGGGAGCAACCACCGTCAGCCATCTGCGCTTCGGTGAGAAGCCGATCAACTCGGCCTATCTCATCGACCGGGCCGACTTCGTCGCGGTGCACCAGTTCGAGCTGCTATTCCAGATGCGCACTCTCGATCTGGCCAAGCCCGGCGCCACCGTGCTGCTCAACTCGCCCTACGGCGACCGCACCTGGGACGAGTTGCCCGCCGAGATCCGCGATCTGATCGTCCAACGTGAGTTGTCGGTCTGGGTGATCGACGCCGCTGCCGTCGCACACGCTGCCGGCCTGGGTAAACGCATCAACACCGTGATGCAGCCCTGCTTCTTCTATCTGTCGGGCGTGGTTGCGCGCTCCGATGCGATCTCGCAGATCAAGGCCTCCGTCGAGGCGACCTACGGCCGCCGCGGACGCACGGTGGTGGAGCGCAACTTCGCGGCCATCGACGGCGCCATCGCCGCGCTGGAGCCGTTGAGGATCACCGAAGCCGGCACCACGACGATTCACCGGATGCCTCCGATGCCCGACAGCGCGCCGGACTTCGTCAAGCAGGTCACCGCGACGATGCTGCGTGGCGAGGGCGATCTGCTGCCGGTCAGCGCGATGCCGGTCGACGGCACCTGGCCCAGCGGTACCGCGAAGTTCGAGAAGCGTGGTATCGCCGAGGAGATCCCGATCTGGGATCCGAGCCTGTGCATCGACTGCGGCAAGTGCGCGATCGTCTGCCCGCATTCGGCGATTCGCATCAAGGTGGCCCCGGCCGACCAGCTGGAAGGCGCGCCGGACACCTTCAAGTCGAAGCCCTACAAGGACCGCAATCTCAAGGGTCACCAGCTGGTCGTCCAGGTCGCCCCCGACGATTGCACGGGCTGCGGAATCTGCGTCGATGTCTGCCCGGCACGGTCGAAGACCGAAGTCAAACACAAGTCGATCAACCTCGAACCGCGACGCGATCACCTGGACGCCGAGCGCGCCAATTACGACTTCTTCCTGGGAATCCCCGACCTCGACCGCACGAAGGTGCGCCACGATCAGGTCAAGGGCGCCGCCCAGTTGGAGCCGCTGTTCGAGTTCTCGCTGGCCTGCTCGGGTTGTGGTGAGACGCCGTATATCCGCACGCTCACCCAGCTGTTCGGTGACCGGCTGATCATGGCGAATGCGACCGGGTGCTCGTCCATCTACGGCGGCAACCTGCCGACCAGCCCGTTCACCACCAATGCGCAGGGCCGCGGCCCGGCCTGGAGCAACTCGCTGTTCGAGGACAACGCCGAGTTCGGGCTGGGGATTCGGCTGGCCTGGGAGATGCAGAACTCGCAGGCGCGCCGGCTGCTGGGTGAACTGCGTGGGTCACTGGATGAGGAGCTGGTGGCGGGGATTCTCGGCGCCGATCAGTCCGGTGAAGCCGGAATCATCGCCCAGCGCGAGCGGGTGGCTGTGCTGAAACAGCAGCTGGCCGGTGTCGGTGATGCCAAGGCGTCGACGCTGTTGACCCTTGCGGACGAACTGGTGACCAAGAGCGTGTGGATCGTTGGTGGGGACGGCTGGGCCTACGACATCGGCTCGGGCGGTCTGGACCATGTGCTCGGGTCGGGGCGCAACGTCAACGTGCTGGTGCTCGACACCGAGGTCTATTCCAACACCGGCGGGCAGGCGTCCAAGGCCACCCCGCGCGGTGCGGCGGCGAAGTTCGCGACCGCCGGCAAGAGCTCGCCGAAGAAGGATCTGGGCATGATCGCGCAGGCCTACGGCAATGTCTATGTGGCTCAGATCGCGATGGGCGCCAATCAGCAGCAGACGGTGCGCGCGCTGTTGGAGGCCGAGGCCTGGGACGGCCCGAGCATCGTGATCGCCTACAGCACCTGCATCGCGCACGGCATCGACATGCAGACCTCGATGACTCACCAGGCGAACGCGGTGGCGACCGGCTATTGGCCGCTCTACCGCTTCCGCCCGACCGAGGAGTCCGAGGGCATCCCGCTGCACCTGGATTCGAAGGCGCCCGTGGGTGCGGTCGCCGACTACATGGCCGACGAGGCCCGGTACGCGATGCTGAGACGCTCGAATCCCGAGCGCGCCGCCCAGCTGTTCGCCCTGGCCCAAGCAGACGCGGACGAGCGCTGGCACTATTACAGCCAACTCGCCGGCGTCCAGCGGGCGTTGCCCGCCGACCATGGCGCCGCGGCCAGCGAAGCCGAATCGGGTCCGAAGGAGAGCTGA
- a CDS encoding dihydroorotate dehydrogenase-like protein, which translates to MADLTTSYLGLDLRAPIIASCSPLTGHEDSLLQLAEAGAGAVVLPSLFQEEAEAEELAASDLMDTGDDFAEFASAPLPEIEFTEIGPARHIDRLRRAKELVDIPVLASVNGSRVGDWARYAQMLAEAGADAIELNLFSVNTDPDESSADVEARYLQIIESVRGRIAVPLAVKLSQHITGLSSFARRIQEAGADGLVLFNRFYGAEVDLDSLTLESRLALSSPDELRFPLRWIGILRAQRPGLSLAATSGVHSGLDAAKALLVGADVACTTSAVLQRGPGYLAVMLRELDAWLDEHDYESVRQLRGSMSAANVPDPGQFERAQYMKVVTSSL; encoded by the coding sequence ATGGCAGATCTGACAACGTCGTATCTGGGTTTGGACCTGCGAGCGCCGATCATCGCGTCGTGCAGCCCGCTGACCGGACACGAGGACTCGTTGCTGCAGCTGGCCGAAGCCGGTGCGGGAGCCGTCGTGTTGCCGAGTCTGTTCCAGGAAGAGGCCGAAGCCGAAGAGCTCGCGGCGTCCGACTTGATGGATACCGGTGACGACTTCGCCGAGTTCGCCTCCGCGCCGCTGCCGGAGATCGAGTTCACGGAGATCGGGCCGGCCCGCCATATCGACCGGCTGCGCCGCGCCAAGGAACTGGTCGACATTCCGGTGCTGGCCAGCGTAAACGGCTCCCGGGTGGGGGACTGGGCCAGATATGCCCAGATGCTCGCCGAGGCCGGCGCGGACGCGATCGAGTTGAACCTGTTCTCGGTGAACACCGACCCCGACGAGTCATCGGCTGATGTCGAGGCCCGGTACCTGCAGATCATCGAGTCGGTTCGTGGACGCATCGCGGTGCCGTTGGCGGTGAAGCTCTCGCAGCACATCACCGGGTTGAGTTCGTTCGCGCGCCGTATCCAGGAGGCCGGAGCCGATGGGTTGGTGCTGTTCAACCGCTTCTACGGCGCCGAGGTCGATCTCGACTCCTTGACGTTGGAGAGCCGTCTGGCGCTCTCGTCGCCCGACGAACTGCGTTTTCCGCTGCGGTGGATCGGGATCTTGCGGGCGCAGCGTCCGGGCCTGTCGCTCGCCGCGACTTCGGGTGTCCACAGTGGTTTGGACGCTGCGAAGGCCCTGCTGGTCGGCGCCGATGTGGCCTGTACCACCTCTGCGGTGCTGCAGCGCGGACCGGGCTATCTCGCCGTGATGCTGCGCGAGCTGGACGCCTGGTTGGACGAGCATGACTACGAGTCGGTGCGTCAGCTGCGGGGCTCGATGAGCGCGGCCAACGTTCCCGACCCGGGCCAGTTCGAGCGCGCCCAGTACATGAAGGTCGTCACCTCGTCCCTGTGA
- a CDS encoding DUF1992 domain-containing protein — MAEDPVPRYEPFADRIVREAIERGEFDNLPGKGKPLHLKRVGDPDWWIKDKLEREQLDHGELRRQWRNRRDG, encoded by the coding sequence ATGGCTGAGGATCCGGTGCCCCGCTACGAGCCGTTTGCCGACAGGATCGTGCGCGAGGCGATCGAGCGGGGGGAGTTCGACAATCTGCCGGGCAAGGGCAAGCCGCTGCACCTCAAACGCGTCGGCGATCCCGATTGGTGGATCAAGGACAAGCTCGAGCGCGAGCAGTTGGATCATGGCGAACTGCGCCGGCAGTGGCGAAATCGCCGGGACGGCTGA
- a CDS encoding HPr family phosphocarrier protein → MAKKTVIVGSSVGLHARPAATVAAAAGEYDDEITLSLAGGDPIDASSVLLIMTLGAEHGSEITVESDNAEAVDKIAALIEKDLDA, encoded by the coding sequence ATGGCCAAGAAGACCGTCATCGTGGGTTCTTCTGTTGGACTGCACGCCCGCCCCGCAGCCACCGTCGCCGCCGCAGCGGGTGAGTACGACGACGAGATCACCCTCTCACTGGCCGGTGGCGACCCGATCGACGCGTCCTCGGTGTTGCTCATCATGACCTTGGGTGCCGAGCACGGCAGCGAAATCACCGTTGAGTCCGACAACGCCGAGGCCGTCGACAAGATCGCCGCCCTCATCGAGAAGGACCTCGACGCCTGA
- a CDS encoding 2'-5' RNA ligase family protein: MASMPARPGRVGVGEQDRPGRRSVGWPGHAVLQVPVIELEDWIVTRTRHYDAGFISDDPGFHHAHITVLAPLTSWDVEAIAALAASSKPFDFELDHVDTFADGTIYLHTDKTGEFKQLTAGAWLAHPQVRPYGGDDPLPHLTLDRLSAQVGVASTEALLDGLLPVHGRANALELVWYRSNECHLIGRWPLGG, encoded by the coding sequence ATGGCGTCGATGCCTGCCCGGCCGGGTCGCGTAGGGGTGGGCGAGCAGGATCGCCCGGGCCGCAGATCCGTGGGCTGGCCGGGGCACGCGGTGCTGCAGGTCCCGGTCATCGAGTTGGAGGATTGGATCGTCACGCGCACCCGGCACTACGACGCGGGTTTCATCAGCGACGATCCGGGCTTCCACCATGCGCACATCACCGTGCTCGCTCCGCTGACCAGCTGGGACGTCGAAGCGATCGCCGCCTTGGCGGCGTCCAGCAAACCGTTCGATTTCGAGCTGGATCACGTCGACACCTTCGCCGACGGCACGATCTATCTGCACACCGACAAGACCGGAGAGTTCAAGCAATTGACGGCCGGCGCGTGGCTGGCGCATCCGCAGGTGCGCCCCTACGGCGGGGACGATCCCCTGCCGCATCTGACACTGGATCGGTTATCAGCTCAGGTCGGCGTGGCGTCCACCGAGGCTCTGCTGGACGGCCTGCTGCCGGTACATGGGCGCGCCAATGCCCTGGAATTGGTTTGGTACCGCAGCAACGAGTGTCACCTCATCGGACGCTGGCCGCTGGGCGGGTGA
- a CDS encoding biotin carboxylase N-terminal domain-containing protein → MTITKLVVANRGEIAVRVIRAARDAGITSVAVYADSDSAALFVELADEAFALRGATPAETYLNIDKLLDIAKRSGADAVHPGYGFLSENAGFAQAVIDAGLTWVGPPPAAIEALGDKVQARHIAQRVGAPLVPGTADPVADADEVVAFADAYGLPIAIKAAHGGGGRGLKVARQRDEIREMFESATREAVTAFGRGECFVERYLDRPRHVETQCLADQYGQVVVVSTRDCSLQRRHQKLVEEAPAPFLADAQTQRLYESSKAILREAGYVGAGTCEFLVGIDGTISFLEVNTRLQVEHPVSEQVTGWDLVRWQFAIAEGTHLPDADPVINGHSIEFRINAEDPGRGFMPAPGTLTRWRPPCGPGVRMDEGYRRGMTVPGAFDSLLGKLVITGSSREEALARARRALDEFLIEGMPTVAPFHKALLRDPAFTAPDGQFGVYTDWIETGFTGRIEPYLGELGEPDVQTPSKVVVVEVNGRRLEVKVPANLGGAAGPVKPKKPTRRARSISPADQSEALTSPMQGTIVKTAVSDGDTVSEGDLIVVLEAMKMEQPISAHHSGVVRDLVEAGTSLTSGEVICLIVED, encoded by the coding sequence ATGACGATCACCAAGCTGGTGGTGGCCAACCGCGGCGAGATCGCGGTTCGTGTCATCAGGGCCGCACGGGACGCGGGCATCACCTCAGTCGCCGTCTACGCCGATTCAGATTCCGCTGCACTGTTCGTGGAACTCGCGGACGAGGCGTTCGCACTTCGTGGCGCCACCCCTGCTGAGACCTACCTCAACATCGACAAGCTGCTGGACATCGCGAAACGCAGCGGGGCGGACGCAGTTCATCCCGGCTACGGGTTCTTGTCGGAGAACGCCGGATTCGCGCAGGCTGTCATCGACGCCGGCCTGACCTGGGTCGGCCCTCCCCCGGCAGCCATCGAGGCACTCGGCGACAAGGTGCAGGCCCGCCACATCGCGCAGCGGGTGGGTGCCCCGCTGGTGCCCGGCACCGCCGATCCGGTGGCAGATGCGGACGAGGTAGTCGCCTTCGCCGACGCCTACGGCCTGCCGATCGCGATCAAGGCTGCTCACGGTGGCGGCGGACGCGGCCTAAAGGTCGCCCGGCAGCGCGACGAGATCCGTGAGATGTTCGAGTCGGCGACCCGCGAGGCGGTGACCGCCTTCGGACGCGGCGAGTGCTTCGTCGAGCGCTATCTCGATCGTCCGCGGCATGTGGAGACCCAATGCCTGGCCGACCAGTACGGCCAGGTGGTCGTGGTCTCGACCCGGGACTGCTCATTGCAGCGCCGCCACCAGAAGCTCGTCGAGGAGGCGCCCGCGCCGTTCCTCGCGGACGCCCAAACCCAGCGCCTCTACGAGTCGAGCAAGGCCATCTTGCGCGAGGCCGGCTACGTGGGCGCCGGGACCTGCGAGTTCCTGGTCGGCATCGACGGCACGATCAGCTTTCTGGAGGTCAACACTCGCCTTCAGGTGGAGCATCCCGTCAGTGAACAGGTCACCGGATGGGACTTGGTCCGCTGGCAGTTCGCGATCGCCGAAGGCACTCATCTGCCCGATGCCGACCCCGTCATCAATGGGCATTCGATCGAATTCCGCATCAACGCCGAAGATCCCGGGCGTGGTTTCATGCCGGCTCCCGGCACGCTGACCCGCTGGCGTCCGCCGTGCGGCCCGGGCGTGCGCATGGACGAAGGCTACCGCCGTGGCATGACCGTGCCAGGAGCCTTCGATTCGCTGCTCGGCAAGCTGGTCATCACCGGTTCGAGCCGCGAGGAGGCGCTCGCCCGGGCTCGCCGCGCACTCGACGAGTTCCTCATCGAAGGCATGCCGACGGTCGCGCCATTCCACAAGGCTCTCCTGCGCGATCCAGCCTTCACTGCGCCCGATGGCCAGTTCGGCGTCTACACCGACTGGATCGAGACGGGATTCACCGGCAGGATCGAGCCGTACCTGGGCGAGCTCGGCGAGCCCGACGTGCAGACCCCGTCCAAGGTCGTCGTCGTGGAGGTCAACGGCCGTCGCCTGGAGGTCAAGGTGCCGGCCAACCTGGGTGGTGCAGCCGGGCCCGTCAAGCCGAAGAAGCCGACCCGCCGGGCCCGCTCGATCAGCCCCGCCGATCAGTCCGAGGCGCTGACCTCTCCGATGCAGGGCACCATCGTCAAGACTGCGGTGTCCGACGGCGACACGGTGAGCGAGGGTGACCTGATCGTGGTCTTGGAGGCCATGAAGATGGAGCAGCCGATCAGCGCGCACCACTCCGGTGTGGTGCGCGATCTGGTCGAGGCCGGGACATCGCTGACCTCGGGCGAGGTCATCTGCCTGATTGTCGAGGATTGA
- a CDS encoding NUDIX hydrolase — protein MPTPDFILALRAKVGNHPLWVPGVTAVVLRPFDEPEEVLLVRRADDRTWTPVKGIMEPAESVTAAAKRECLEETGVVIEIDRLVSVAVNGPVRYANGDVTDYLDHTVRARWISGEPVVGDDESVDTGWFRLDDLPAPIPASDLARIEIAVANPRDVVLDGVPR, from the coding sequence ATGCCTACTCCAGATTTCATCCTCGCGTTGCGCGCCAAAGTCGGCAATCATCCGCTGTGGGTGCCTGGGGTCACCGCCGTGGTTCTGCGGCCGTTCGACGAGCCCGAAGAGGTGCTGCTGGTGCGTCGCGCGGACGACCGAACTTGGACTCCGGTGAAGGGGATCATGGAGCCGGCCGAATCGGTTACGGCGGCAGCCAAGCGCGAATGCCTCGAAGAAACCGGCGTCGTCATTGAGATCGACCGCCTGGTCAGTGTGGCGGTCAACGGTCCGGTCCGGTACGCGAATGGCGATGTGACCGACTACCTGGATCACACCGTCCGGGCGCGCTGGATCTCCGGAGAACCGGTGGTGGGCGATGACGAGTCGGTCGACACCGGTTGGTTCAGGCTGGACGATCTGCCCGCTCCGATTCCGGCTTCCGATCTGGCCCGGATCGAGATCGCGGTCGCCAATCCCCGTGATGTCGTCTTGGACGGGGTGCCGCGCTAA
- a CDS encoding amino acid permease, with protein sequence MATPHSAQVAEKIVDKGDQGYDKALKRRHIQMIAIGGSIGTGLFLGAGGRIADGGPALALSYAICGVFAFIMVRALGELSIRRPSSGAFVSYAREFMGEKGAFVTGWLFFLDWSTTVMADITAVALYLHHWRFFQPIPQWSLAMTALALVFVLNMLSVKFFGEAEFWFAAIKVTAIVTFMVVAIWAILTGHAVANDTIPDAQAGFSNWTNYGGFFPAGVGAMLMLTLGVVFAFGGTEMVGVAAGEAKNAREILPKAVNSMILRIFVFYVGSVILMTLVLPWRAYSKNESPFVTFFSGIGVPHAGDIMQVVVLTAALSSLNAGLYATGRTLRSMAIAGEAPHFAGRLNRHKVPYGGIIITAVLGLFGVALNLIVPENAFSIVMNLAGIGIAGTWMSILVTHWIFIRRAAQGLDTRPEYRLFGAPYTNAATIIFLLVVIVSMAFDVNNGGPWTLALFGLICLAMVIGWYSVRDRIRADKLDEIAIEEPAELAPGENS encoded by the coding sequence ATGGCCACCCCTCATTCGGCCCAGGTAGCCGAGAAGATCGTGGATAAGGGTGATCAGGGTTACGACAAGGCACTCAAGCGCCGCCATATCCAGATGATCGCCATCGGCGGGTCCATCGGCACCGGCCTGTTCCTGGGAGCAGGAGGACGCATCGCCGACGGCGGCCCGGCGCTGGCGCTGTCCTACGCCATCTGTGGCGTTTTCGCCTTCATCATGGTGCGCGCGCTCGGGGAGCTGTCGATCCGGCGCCCCTCGTCGGGTGCCTTCGTGTCCTACGCGCGGGAGTTCATGGGCGAGAAGGGCGCATTCGTCACCGGCTGGTTGTTCTTCCTCGACTGGTCGACCACCGTGATGGCCGACATCACCGCCGTCGCGCTCTACCTGCACCATTGGCGGTTCTTCCAGCCGATCCCCCAGTGGTCGCTGGCCATGACCGCGTTGGCCCTCGTTTTCGTCCTCAACATGCTCAGCGTGAAGTTCTTCGGCGAGGCAGAGTTCTGGTTCGCCGCTATCAAGGTGACGGCCATCGTGACCTTCATGGTCGTGGCGATCTGGGCGATCCTGACCGGGCACGCCGTGGCCAATGACACCATCCCCGACGCCCAGGCAGGCTTCTCGAACTGGACGAACTACGGCGGCTTCTTCCCCGCCGGAGTCGGTGCGATGCTGATGCTGACTCTCGGCGTGGTCTTCGCTTTCGGCGGCACCGAGATGGTCGGTGTGGCCGCGGGCGAGGCGAAGAACGCCAGGGAGATCCTGCCCAAGGCCGTCAACTCGATGATCCTGCGCATCTTCGTCTTCTATGTGGGGTCGGTCATCCTCATGACGCTCGTGCTGCCCTGGCGGGCCTACTCGAAGAACGAGTCCCCGTTCGTGACGTTCTTCTCCGGGATCGGTGTGCCGCACGCCGGTGACATCATGCAGGTGGTGGTGCTCACCGCCGCCCTGAGCTCGCTCAATGCGGGCCTGTATGCGACGGGCCGCACCCTGCGCTCCATGGCCATTGCCGGCGAGGCCCCACATTTCGCCGGCCGGCTCAACCGCCACAAGGTGCCCTACGGCGGCATCATCATCACCGCGGTCCTGGGGCTGTTCGGGGTTGCACTGAACCTGATCGTGCCCGAGAACGCCTTCAGCATCGTGATGAACCTGGCGGGCATCGGCATCGCCGGCACCTGGATGTCGATCCTGGTGACGCACTGGATCTTCATCCGGCGGGCTGCGCAGGGCTTGGACACGCGTCCGGAGTACCGGCTGTTCGGCGCGCCCTATACGAATGCCGCAACGATCATCTTCCTGCTCGTGGTGATCGTTTCCATGGCCTTCGACGTGAACAACGGCGGGCCCTGGACGCTCGCCCTGTTCGGGCTCATCTGCCTGGCGATGGTGATCGGCTGGTACAGCGTGCGCGACCGCATCAGGGCCGACAAGCTGGACGAGATCGCAATCGAGGAGCCCGCAGAACTGGCTCCGGGTGAGAACTCCTAG